The following coding sequences are from one Halosolutus amylolyticus window:
- the menE gene encoding o-succinylbenzoate--CoA ligase has translation MGGPAEWPTRDLLSHRAATTPQRTALIDVETDEAWTFRAFDRRVDRVASALEADGERIGVLMDTRPAFATVFFAAMRIGSTVVPLNVRETAGELASKVERTGPDAIVCERSTESTAYEIAVDARVVSVDDPGDDRMARLPHHGSDEDADGSGAASIDPVSLAPDDTALVMFTSGTSGEPKAVRLTIDNLVASASASAFRLGVDPDDRWLCCLPMYHMGGLAPVIRSVLYGTTVVIQREFDPRETARVIDEYDVTGVSLVPTMCRRLLDAGWTPPDSLRFVLLGGAPASSELLERCLEAGVPVHPTYGMTETASQIATATPDETRAHEGTAGQPLVCTDVAIVDDDGRPVETGEAGEIVVSGPTVTPGYLDDDATAAAIGDRGLHTGDVGYRDADGRLWVLNRRSDRIVTGGENVDPGEVVAVLREDPAVAEAAVVGLDDPEWGERVAALVVPAAGPGENSSQNVDPPRLLDRCADRLAGFKRPKTIAVADSLPRTASGTIDRAAVRDRLREDGIDVTRGE, from the coding sequence ATCGGCGGTCCGGCCGAGTGGCCGACCCGGGACCTGCTCTCCCATCGTGCGGCGACGACGCCGCAGCGGACCGCCCTGATCGACGTCGAAACGGACGAGGCGTGGACCTTCCGCGCGTTCGATCGCCGCGTCGATCGGGTCGCGAGCGCGCTCGAGGCGGACGGTGAGCGGATCGGCGTACTGATGGACACGCGGCCGGCCTTCGCGACCGTCTTCTTCGCCGCGATGCGGATCGGATCGACCGTCGTCCCGCTGAACGTCCGCGAGACGGCCGGCGAACTCGCGTCGAAGGTCGAGCGCACGGGACCCGACGCCATCGTCTGCGAGCGATCGACCGAGTCGACCGCGTACGAAATCGCAGTCGACGCGAGGGTGGTGTCGGTAGACGACCCGGGCGATGATCGGATGGCACGGCTTCCTCACCACGGTAGCGATGAGGACGCCGATGGCTCCGGTGCGGCCTCGATCGACCCCGTCTCGCTCGCACCCGACGACACCGCACTCGTCATGTTCACGTCGGGCACCTCCGGCGAGCCGAAGGCCGTCCGACTGACGATCGACAACCTCGTCGCCAGCGCGTCCGCCTCGGCGTTCCGGCTCGGCGTCGATCCCGACGATCGGTGGCTCTGCTGTCTCCCGATGTACCACATGGGTGGGCTCGCACCGGTGATCCGGTCGGTGCTGTACGGGACGACGGTCGTGATCCAGCGGGAGTTCGATCCCCGGGAGACGGCCCGCGTCATCGACGAGTACGACGTGACGGGTGTCTCTCTGGTACCGACGATGTGCAGGCGACTGCTCGACGCCGGCTGGACCCCGCCCGACTCGCTGCGGTTCGTCCTGCTCGGCGGTGCGCCGGCCTCGAGCGAGTTGCTCGAGCGCTGTCTCGAGGCCGGCGTCCCCGTCCACCCGACCTACGGGATGACCGAAACGGCCTCGCAGATCGCGACCGCGACGCCGGACGAGACGCGCGCTCACGAGGGGACCGCGGGCCAGCCGCTGGTCTGTACCGACGTCGCGATCGTCGACGACGACGGACGCCCCGTCGAGACGGGCGAAGCCGGCGAGATCGTCGTCTCCGGCCCGACGGTGACGCCGGGCTATCTCGACGACGACGCGACCGCGGCGGCGATCGGCGATCGCGGACTCCACACGGGCGACGTCGGCTACCGCGACGCGGACGGCCGACTCTGGGTGCTCAACCGGCGGAGCGATCGGATCGTGACCGGCGGCGAGAACGTCGATCCGGGCGAGGTCGTCGCGGTGCTCAGGGAGGATCCGGCCGTGGCGGAGGCCGCCGTCGTCGGCCTCGACGATCCGGAGTGGGGCGAGCGGGTGGCGGCGCTCGTCGTCCCGGCGGCCGGCCCCGGCGAAAACTCCTCGCAAAACGTCGACCCGCCCCGCCTGCTGGACCGCTGTGCCGATCGGCTCGCGGGGTTCAAGCGCCCGAAGACGATCGCCGTCGCGGACTCGCTGCCCCGGACCGCCTCGGGAACCATCGATCGGGCGGCCGTCCGGGATCGACTCCGCGAGGACGGGATCGACGTGACGCGCGGCGAGTGA
- a CDS encoding 1,4-dihydroxy-2-naphthoate polyprenyltransferase yields MSTAEVDISRTKAWLMAVRPQTLPAAAAPVIVGTGLAVHDGKFAFVPAVMAFVGAALIQVGTNFANDYYDAIKGADTDDREGFTRVTQSGLIPPERVKLATIVTFGLAIVAGTYLVYRGGVPILVIGLVSVLCGWAYTGGPYPLGYHGLGDLFVFVFFGLVAVTGTYYVQAAAVLAEPLATTVPAGTITLDAIVASLPIASLSTAIIVVNNVRDRETDAEAGKRTLAVRFGYFWSRVEYVGLFALAYVTPLWFWLAAGYGPAVLLPLVSLPYAIPIARTICTRTDGEALNPALERTGKLLALYAALFAAGLVIV; encoded by the coding sequence ATGAGCACGGCGGAGGTCGACATCTCGCGGACGAAGGCCTGGCTGATGGCCGTACGCCCCCAGACGTTGCCGGCCGCGGCGGCGCCGGTGATCGTCGGGACGGGACTCGCGGTCCACGACGGCAAATTCGCGTTCGTCCCGGCAGTGATGGCGTTCGTCGGCGCGGCGCTGATCCAGGTCGGAACGAACTTCGCGAACGACTACTACGACGCGATCAAGGGCGCCGACACCGACGATCGCGAGGGGTTCACCCGGGTCACTCAGTCCGGGCTCATCCCGCCCGAACGGGTCAAACTCGCGACGATCGTCACGTTCGGGCTGGCGATCGTCGCGGGGACCTACCTCGTCTACCGCGGCGGGGTCCCGATCCTCGTGATCGGCCTCGTGAGCGTTCTCTGTGGCTGGGCGTACACGGGCGGTCCCTACCCGCTCGGCTACCACGGGCTCGGCGACCTCTTCGTGTTCGTCTTCTTCGGCCTCGTCGCCGTGACGGGAACATACTACGTGCAGGCGGCGGCCGTCCTCGCCGAGCCACTCGCGACGACGGTTCCCGCCGGGACGATCACCCTGGACGCGATCGTTGCCAGCCTCCCGATCGCGAGCCTCTCGACGGCGATCATCGTCGTGAACAACGTTCGCGACAGGGAGACCGACGCGGAGGCGGGCAAGCGAACGCTCGCCGTCCGGTTCGGCTACTTCTGGAGCCGCGTCGAGTACGTCGGGCTGTTCGCGCTGGCCTACGTCACGCCGCTGTGGTTCTGGCTCGCCGCGGGCTACGGGCCGGCGGTCCTGCTCCCGCTGGTGAGCCTCCCCTACGCCATCCCGATCGCGCGGACGATCTGTACCCGGACCGACGGCGAGGCGCTCAACCCCGCGCTCGAACGGACCGGAAAGCTCCTCGCGCTGTACGCCGCCCTGTTCGCGGCCGGCCTGGTGATCGTATGA
- a CDS encoding SHOCT domain-containing protein, translated as MSDTTSTTRPVVIVLALIAALVVLPGLFMGIGMMGFGPMMGGWSHMWGDGSVPGWMPFVGVLMQLLFLAALVGLGYLLVRAIAGTDERSDRALEELRLAYARGELSDEEYEQRRDALERTD; from the coding sequence ATGTCCGACACCACATCCACTACACGACCTGTCGTGATCGTCCTCGCACTCATCGCCGCGCTCGTCGTCCTCCCGGGCCTCTTCATGGGGATCGGGATGATGGGGTTCGGTCCGATGATGGGCGGCTGGAGCCACATGTGGGGCGATGGATCGGTGCCCGGCTGGATGCCGTTCGTCGGCGTCCTGATGCAGTTGCTGTTCCTCGCCGCGCTCGTCGGCCTCGGCTACCTGCTCGTCCGCGCGATCGCTGGAACCGACGAGCGGTCCGATCGGGCACTCGAAGAACTGCGCCTCGCGTACGCCCGTGGCGAGCTAAGCGACGAGGAGTACGAACAACGACGCGACGCGCTCGAACGGACCGACTGA
- a CDS encoding permease, producing MQATLLGGVFESLRIGVGFLWTAAWAIIMGLTITSLVQVYVSKERMARVLGDGDLGGLARATVFGAASSGCSFGAVAIGKGLFKKGAHAVNFLAFMFASTNLIVELGLMILLLLGWEFLLAELLGGLVLIAVMALLVHHTLPETLFNEVRAELNRRDHDHGVTEDPTCGMEGTDEYSIVTDGGETLKFCSEGCLETYRQAAAGRGGWRDELRSWGGWYKLGNQYRKEWSMIWTDVVAGFLVSGFVIVFVPQWVWNTLFLQGDGLLVTAENAVMGVAIAVISFVGSIGNIPFAVALWSGGISFAGVIAFVYADLITIPVLNVYRKYYGWTIMLYILGVFFVTMAFTGFVMELLFDALGIVPNLAGGEFATEQTYFELDYTFYLNLVAFALSGFLLYVYRRGLGAPGQYRDPVCGMRTGDDGPSASFDGETYYFCSNTCKRSFDEEPAKFAHRGPRITDADHDH from the coding sequence ATGCAAGCGACCCTGCTGGGCGGGGTGTTCGAATCGCTCCGCATCGGCGTCGGCTTCCTCTGGACGGCAGCCTGGGCGATCATCATGGGGCTCACGATCACGAGTCTCGTACAGGTGTACGTCTCCAAGGAGCGGATGGCCCGGGTCCTCGGCGACGGCGACCTCGGCGGACTCGCGAGGGCGACGGTGTTCGGGGCGGCGAGCAGTGGCTGTAGTTTCGGTGCCGTGGCTATCGGCAAGGGACTGTTCAAGAAAGGGGCGCACGCGGTGAACTTCCTCGCCTTCATGTTCGCCTCGACGAATCTCATCGTCGAACTCGGGTTGATGATCCTGCTCCTCCTCGGCTGGGAGTTCCTCCTCGCGGAACTTCTCGGCGGACTCGTTCTCATCGCAGTCATGGCGCTACTCGTTCATCACACTCTCCCGGAGACGCTGTTCAACGAGGTTCGCGCGGAGCTCAACCGACGCGACCACGACCACGGCGTCACGGAAGACCCGACCTGTGGGATGGAAGGGACAGACGAGTACTCGATCGTGACCGACGGGGGAGAGACCCTGAAATTCTGTTCCGAGGGGTGCCTGGAAACCTACCGGCAAGCGGCAGCGGGTCGGGGAGGCTGGCGAGACGAACTTCGTTCGTGGGGCGGCTGGTACAAACTCGGCAACCAGTATCGCAAGGAGTGGTCGATGATCTGGACGGACGTCGTCGCGGGGTTTCTCGTCTCGGGGTTCGTCATCGTGTTCGTCCCACAGTGGGTCTGGAACACGCTCTTCCTCCAGGGCGATGGTCTGCTGGTGACCGCCGAAAACGCGGTCATGGGCGTCGCGATCGCCGTCATCAGCTTCGTCGGGAGTATAGGGAACATCCCCTTCGCCGTCGCACTCTGGAGCGGCGGTATCAGCTTCGCCGGCGTCATCGCGTTCGTCTACGCGGATCTCATCACGATCCCCGTATTGAACGTCTATCGGAAGTACTACGGCTGGACGATCATGCTGTACATCCTCGGCGTCTTCTTCGTCACGATGGCGTTCACCGGGTTCGTCATGGAACTGCTTTTCGACGCCCTCGGGATCGTCCCGAACCTGGCGGGCGGTGAGTTCGCGACCGAACAGACGTACTTCGAACTCGACTACACGTTCTACCTCAATCTCGTCGCGTTCGCCCTCTCCGGGTTCCTGCTGTACGTGTATCGACGGGGGCTCGGTGCCCCAGGCCAGTACCGGGACCCCGTCTGTGGGATGCGAACCGGCGACGACGGGCCGAGTGCGTCTTTCGACGGCGAAACGTACTACTTCTGTTCGAACACCTGCAAGCGATCGTTCGACGAGGAGCCGGCGAAGTTCGCACACAGAGGCCCCCGCATCACGGACGCTGACCACGACCACTGA
- a CDS encoding class I SAM-dependent methyltransferase — MDQSNRTKPGSYYDEYGDREWERLDRDFFHRLEWEGTIEHLETQLPPATESDAPHVLDVGGGAGRYSIWLARQGYAVTLAEPSETQRAIAREKVREHDVADAVAIVDGDVRDLAFDAAAFDATCCLGGPLSHVLDAADRRQAARELDRVTAPDGPVFVSVMGLLGIVLITVQYAGRGEEALDPSLVPALVREQDHTAELARRHGMEPALFDCHFFRRAELEDLLSAAGLTVETIAALEGVAATRRSHFDDLSEDDRDAIREANDLLRTDRSIADLSPHMLAVCRA, encoded by the coding sequence ATGGACCAGTCGAATCGAACGAAGCCGGGATCGTACTACGACGAGTACGGCGACCGCGAGTGGGAGCGACTCGATCGGGACTTCTTCCATCGACTCGAGTGGGAGGGAACGATCGAGCACCTCGAGACGCAGCTCCCGCCCGCGACCGAATCCGACGCGCCGCACGTCCTCGACGTCGGGGGCGGAGCCGGCCGGTACAGCATCTGGCTCGCACGGCAAGGGTACGCAGTGACGCTCGCGGAACCGAGCGAGACCCAGCGGGCAATCGCCCGCGAGAAGGTCCGCGAACACGACGTGGCGGACGCCGTCGCGATCGTCGACGGCGACGTCCGCGATCTCGCGTTCGACGCCGCCGCCTTCGACGCGACGTGCTGTCTCGGCGGCCCGCTCTCACACGTCCTCGACGCGGCCGATCGACGGCAGGCCGCCCGTGAACTGGACCGCGTGACGGCCCCCGACGGTCCCGTCTTCGTCTCGGTGATGGGCCTGCTCGGGATCGTGCTGATCACCGTCCAGTACGCCGGCAGGGGCGAGGAAGCCCTCGATCCGTCGCTGGTACCCGCACTCGTCCGCGAGCAGGATCACACGGCGGAACTCGCCCGCCGTCACGGGATGGAGCCAGCGCTCTTCGACTGTCACTTCTTCCGGCGGGCCGAACTCGAGGACCTGCTCTCGGCGGCTGGACTCACCGTCGAGACGATCGCGGCACTCGAGGGCGTCGCCGCGACCCGCCGATCACACTTCGACGACTTGAGCGAGGACGATCGCGACGCGATCCGCGAGGCGAACGACCTGCTCCGGACGGATCGATCGATCGCCGATCTCTCGCCGCACATGCTCGCCGTGTGCCGGGCGTAA
- the menC gene encoding o-succinylbenzoate synthase has protein sequence MSHETDLTFEYRPFSLALDRPLGTANGSIDTRDGFLVRVTDADGTVGYGEASPLPGWTESYADCEAALDRAREAFRTGDERDALEAVDRTSAARHAVTLALADLEATRESTPLYRYLSKGPLVGRVPVNATIGDGDPSETVTRARDAVDRGFDVCKVKVGRRSVEEDVERVRRVREAVGSGVDLRVDANEAWTVAEAETAIAAFADLGVSILEQPLPAGALEGHAALRGDGVAIALDEGLLEHGVDAICGAGAADAVVLKPMALGGIDVARQVAAWVTELEITPVVTTTIDAVVARTGAVHLAAAIPEVPACGLATAEFLAEDLGRDPVLLENGSAVVPQAKGLGVEGVWEA, from the coding sequence ATGAGCCACGAGACGGATCTCACGTTCGAGTACCGCCCGTTCTCACTCGCGCTCGATCGACCGCTGGGAACGGCGAACGGGTCGATCGACACCCGCGACGGCTTTCTCGTCCGGGTCACCGACGCCGACGGAACCGTCGGCTACGGCGAAGCGTCGCCGCTACCCGGCTGGACGGAATCGTACGCCGACTGCGAGGCGGCCCTCGATCGGGCGCGAGAGGCGTTCCGAACGGGAGACGAACGCGACGCGCTCGAGGCGGTCGATCGCACGTCCGCGGCCCGACACGCGGTCACGCTCGCGCTCGCCGACCTGGAGGCGACCCGGGAGTCGACGCCGCTCTACCGGTATCTCAGCAAGGGGCCCCTCGTCGGCCGGGTGCCGGTGAACGCGACGATCGGCGACGGCGATCCGTCTGAAACCGTAACACGGGCGCGTGATGCCGTCGATCGCGGCTTCGACGTCTGCAAGGTGAAAGTCGGCCGACGGAGCGTCGAGGAAGACGTCGAACGGGTACGGCGGGTTCGCGAGGCGGTCGGGAGCGGGGTCGACCTCCGCGTGGACGCGAACGAGGCCTGGACCGTCGCGGAAGCCGAGACCGCGATCGCGGCTTTCGCCGACCTCGGCGTGTCGATACTCGAACAGCCGCTCCCGGCCGGGGCGCTCGAAGGCCACGCCGCGCTCCGGGGCGACGGCGTCGCGATCGCGCTGGACGAGGGGCTTCTCGAACACGGCGTGGACGCGATCTGCGGGGCCGGAGCGGCGGACGCGGTCGTTCTCAAGCCCATGGCGCTGGGCGGGATCGACGTCGCACGCCAGGTCGCGGCCTGGGTGACCGAACTCGAGATCACGCCGGTGGTGACGACGACGATCGACGCCGTCGTCGCGCGGACGGGGGCCGTCCACCTCGCCGCGGCCATTCCGGAGGTCCCGGCCTGTGGCCTCGCGACGGCCGAGTTCCTCGCCGAGGACCTCGGTCGCGACCCCGTTCTCCTCGAGAACGGTTCGGCGGTCGTCCCGCAGGCGAAAGGGCTCGGCGTCGAGGGGGTGTGGGAGGCGTGA
- a CDS encoding 1,4-dihydroxy-2-naphthoyl-CoA synthase, with protein sequence MVSELFDADRWEPIDDFDFQDLTYHRAVDSGTVRIAFDRPEVRNAFRPGTVDELYDALDHAKRQTDVGCILLTGNGPSPKDGGWAFCSGGDQTIRGEDGYQYEGDEERASEQGRLHILEVQRLIRHIPKVVVCVVPGWAVGGGHSLHVVCDLTLASEEHAKFLQTDPDVASYDAGFGSAYLAKQIGQKKAREVFFLGKTYSAEEAAEMGMVNEVVSHEELEETALEWGDRINSKSPTAMRMLKYAFNMTDDGMIGQQVFAGEATRLGYMTDEAKEGRDAFVEGREPEFDDYPWHY encoded by the coding sequence ATGGTTTCGGAACTCTTCGACGCGGATCGGTGGGAACCGATCGACGACTTCGACTTTCAGGACCTCACCTACCACCGGGCGGTCGACTCCGGGACGGTCCGGATCGCGTTCGATCGACCGGAAGTGCGCAACGCCTTCCGGCCGGGAACGGTGGACGAACTCTACGACGCGCTGGATCACGCCAAGCGACAGACGGACGTGGGGTGTATCCTCCTGACGGGGAACGGCCCCTCGCCGAAGGACGGCGGCTGGGCGTTCTGCTCGGGCGGCGATCAGACGATCCGGGGCGAGGACGGCTACCAGTACGAAGGGGATGAGGAACGCGCATCCGAACAGGGGCGACTCCACATCCTCGAGGTCCAGCGACTCATCCGCCACATCCCGAAGGTCGTCGTCTGCGTCGTGCCCGGGTGGGCCGTCGGCGGCGGGCACTCCCTGCACGTCGTCTGCGACCTGACGCTGGCCAGCGAGGAGCACGCGAAGTTCCTCCAGACCGATCCCGACGTGGCGAGTTACGACGCCGGCTTCGGCTCCGCGTATCTCGCGAAACAGATCGGCCAGAAGAAGGCCCGTGAGGTGTTCTTCCTCGGGAAAACCTACTCGGCCGAAGAAGCTGCAGAGATGGGGATGGTCAACGAGGTGGTTTCCCACGAGGAACTCGAGGAGACCGCGCTCGAGTGGGGCGATCGGATCAATTCCAAGAGCCCGACGGCGATGCGGATGCTCAAGTACGCGTTCAACATGACCGACGACGGCATGATCGGCCAGCAGGTGTTCGCCGGCGAGGCGACCCGGCTTGGCTACATGACAGACGAAGCGAAGGAGGGTCGGGACGCGTTCGTCGAAGGCCGAGAGCCGGAGTTCGACGACTACCCGTGGCACTACTGA
- the menD gene encoding 2-succinyl-5-enolpyruvyl-6-hydroxy-3-cyclohexene-1-carboxylic-acid synthase, with product MTAPNRATLWGRVLVDELAKGGLEAVCIAPGSRSTPLTVAFAEHPDVAVYSHLDERSASYFALGRARRTGEPTALVCTSGTAAANFHPAVIEANQARVPLLVLTADRPPELRDSGANQTIEQRGLYGDALRCEADLPEPEADERKVRSLRTTAARALAETTGNPPGPVHLNCPFRKPLEPIAVPDDVPDAFADTLAGRGREGAFVDTNSGRPRLDDDELDPVLDALTGADRPLIVAGPADPADLGDLDSGAVTELASRLGAPVLADPLSGLRFGPHVDDGPIVGGYDGYIDAMASPDVVLRVGASPTSKPLRRALADSNATQFLIDPAGEWREATFTATDLLAATPGSVVETLLDRLERDDVVTDAQPRLTTDGDWLDGFRRAENRHWERRDDALETDALRADPFEGAVLASVFEDAPDPATIFVSNSMPIRDADRFGRPRTADLTVLANRGASGIDGITSTALGAGSTVDDPLVLVTGDLAFYHDSNGLLAIDRCGVDATIVLLDNDGGGIFHKLPIEDFEPPFTDQFKTPHGLAFDALGDLYDVAFERVDPADFDAAYRRSLAADGTQVLAVEFDAEASHRRREAIRGSVLEAVAADRTGESGS from the coding sequence ATGACTGCACCAAACCGTGCGACGCTGTGGGGCCGCGTTCTCGTGGACGAACTCGCGAAGGGCGGCCTCGAGGCGGTCTGTATCGCGCCCGGGAGCCGATCGACGCCGCTGACCGTCGCGTTCGCCGAACACCCCGACGTCGCGGTCTACTCGCACCTGGACGAACGCTCCGCCTCGTACTTTGCACTCGGGCGGGCACGACGGACCGGCGAGCCGACGGCACTGGTCTGTACCTCCGGGACGGCCGCGGCGAACTTCCACCCCGCGGTGATCGAGGCGAACCAGGCCCGCGTCCCGCTGCTCGTGCTGACCGCCGATCGACCGCCGGAACTGCGTGACAGCGGCGCAAATCAGACGATCGAACAGCGAGGCCTCTACGGCGACGCGCTTCGGTGCGAGGCCGACCTCCCGGAACCCGAGGCGGACGAACGAAAAGTCAGGAGCCTCCGGACGACCGCCGCTCGCGCCCTCGCCGAGACGACCGGCAACCCGCCCGGCCCGGTCCACCTCAACTGTCCGTTCCGGAAGCCGCTCGAACCGATCGCGGTGCCGGACGACGTTCCCGACGCGTTCGCCGATACGCTGGCCGGCCGGGGTCGCGAGGGCGCATTCGTCGACACTAACAGCGGTCGCCCGCGACTCGACGACGACGAACTCGACCCGGTACTCGACGCGCTCACGGGTGCCGATCGACCGCTGATCGTCGCCGGACCGGCGGATCCGGCGGACCTGGGCGACCTCGATTCCGGAGCCGTGACCGAACTCGCCTCGCGACTCGGTGCCCCCGTGCTGGCCGATCCGCTCTCGGGGCTCCGGTTCGGCCCGCACGTCGACGACGGGCCGATCGTCGGGGGCTACGACGGCTACATCGACGCGATGGCGTCACCGGACGTCGTCCTCCGGGTCGGCGCGTCGCCGACGTCGAAGCCGCTTCGACGCGCGCTGGCCGATTCGAACGCGACCCAGTTCCTGATCGATCCCGCGGGCGAGTGGCGCGAAGCGACCTTCACGGCGACCGACCTGCTCGCCGCCACGCCCGGGTCGGTCGTCGAGACCCTGCTCGATCGGCTCGAGCGCGACGACGTGGTGACCGACGCACAGCCGAGATTGACGACCGACGGGGACTGGCTCGACGGGTTCAGACGGGCGGAGAACCGACACTGGGAGCGTCGCGACGACGCGCTCGAGACGGACGCCCTCCGGGCCGATCCCTTCGAGGGCGCGGTCCTCGCGTCGGTGTTCGAGGACGCGCCGGACCCCGCGACGATTTTCGTCTCCAACAGCATGCCGATCCGGGATGCCGACCGGTTCGGACGGCCGCGAACGGCCGACCTGACGGTCCTCGCGAACCGCGGCGCGAGCGGCATCGACGGGATCACGAGCACCGCGCTGGGTGCCGGTAGCACCGTCGACGACCCGCTCGTGCTCGTGACCGGGGACCTTGCCTTCTATCACGATTCGAACGGCCTGCTCGCGATCGATCGATGCGGCGTCGACGCGACGATCGTCCTGCTGGACAACGACGGCGGCGGTATCTTTCACAAACTCCCGATCGAGGACTTCGAACCGCCGTTCACCGACCAGTTCAAGACGCCGCACGGCCTCGCGTTCGACGCGCTCGGGGACCTCTACGACGTCGCGTTCGAACGCGTCGACCCCGCCGACTTCGACGCCGCCTATCGGCGATCGCTCGCCGCCGACGGCACGCAGGTGCTCGCGGTGGAGTTCGACGCCGAAGCGAGTCACCGCCGCCGCGAAGCCATCCGAGGGTCAGTTCTCGAGGCAGTAGCGGCCGACCGAACCGGGGAGTCAGGGTCGTAA
- a CDS encoding J domain-containing protein, producing MGETYYDVLGVDREATQDEIRSAYRDRVLETHPDHNDASDAADQFRRVSTAESVLTDATERARYDRLGHESYVRLAQGDADDSTVEDHDDRAGSSSTTGTERATSRTTNRRQRTRERGAWSDSTGRADHGTDRSDGPSHHAGQRARRQRRTSNRRSAGEWPFDDDRERTASHAGGTGSTTTAEAKTETGTVTAATGSGTKTAMAADRSTHDDAEFSYAVHDWTDEVDLNPDGHSLDQPTIVGLGAVTVLYPLFVYASLTPVFSLLTNLVVATCTLLLVGYVLTFPRVATVAFGGWSVLLPIGLFAGPIDPVSPFGLLAIACCWIPFAYAVAVRWALRP from the coding sequence ATGGGCGAGACGTACTACGACGTCCTCGGGGTCGACCGGGAGGCGACGCAGGACGAGATCCGGTCGGCCTACCGCGATCGCGTCCTCGAGACCCACCCGGATCACAACGACGCCTCCGACGCCGCCGACCAGTTCAGGCGCGTCTCGACGGCCGAGTCGGTGCTCACCGACGCGACGGAACGCGCGCGCTACGATCGACTCGGCCACGAGTCGTACGTCCGGCTCGCCCAGGGTGACGCCGACGACTCGACCGTCGAGGACCACGACGATCGGGCCGGATCGTCGTCGACCACCGGCACCGAGCGAGCCACCTCGCGAACGACGAACCGGCGACAGCGCACGCGAGAGCGCGGAGCCTGGAGCGATTCCACCGGCCGGGCCGACCACGGGACCGATAGATCCGACGGCCCCAGTCACCACGCCGGACAGCGGGCCCGGCGACAGCGACGAACGTCGAACCGGCGATCGGCCGGCGAATGGCCGTTCGACGACGATCGCGAGCGGACGGCGAGTCACGCTGGTGGAACGGGATCGACGACGACGGCGGAGGCGAAGACGGAAACGGGAACGGTGACAGCGGCGACGGGATCCGGGACGAAAACGGCGATGGCCGCCGATCGATCGACACACGACGACGCCGAGTTCAGCTACGCCGTCCACGACTGGACCGACGAGGTCGACCTGAATCCGGACGGGCACAGCCTCGATCAGCCGACGATCGTCGGTCTCGGGGCCGTGACGGTCCTGTACCCGTTATTCGTCTACGCGAGCCTCACACCGGTGTTTTCGCTTCTGACGAACCTTGTCGTCGCTACCTGTACGCTGCTCCTTGTCGGCTACGTGCTCACGTTTCCCCGGGTCGCGACCGTCGCCTTCGGTGGCTGGAGCGTGCTTCTCCCGATCGGGCTGTTCGCCGGTCCGATCGATCCGGTCTCGCCGTTCGGGCTGCTGGCGATCGCCTGTTGCTGGATTCCGTTCGCCTACGCCGTGGCCGTCCGGTGGGCCTTACGACCCTGA